From the Desulfovibrio sp. JY genome, one window contains:
- a CDS encoding hemolysin family protein codes for MLTLVVAVAAAVLISAFCSMSEAALYSVPWSWIERLRKDGRPAGELLFTLRSNVEKPITAILTLNTIANTAGAAVAGAAASTVFGPDELWLFTAVFTVVILTLGEILPKTVGVAYSRSVATGIAAPLKYLILGLLPIIWAGGLLAGLVANRRKDPMSSEEDLRAVVSLTRREGIIKPLEELSIKNILSLDRKTASDIMTPRTVVFSLSAQMTVAEARGDRRAVWPHSRIPVFDADDPENIVGIVYRREVLEALANDQDDVRLSDLMKPVRFVLDSMPLDRVLVKFLESRMHLFVVLDEYGGVSGVVTLEDVLEEILGKEIVDETDQVADMRELARTRREELLRTMRDPKDTPAA; via the coding sequence ATGCTGACCCTCGTTGTCGCCGTGGCGGCGGCGGTTCTCATCTCGGCCTTTTGCTCCATGAGCGAGGCCGCGCTCTATTCCGTGCCCTGGAGTTGGATCGAGCGGTTGCGCAAGGACGGCCGGCCGGCCGGAGAACTGCTTTTCACCCTGCGCTCCAATGTGGAAAAGCCCATCACGGCCATCCTGACGCTCAACACCATCGCCAATACGGCCGGGGCGGCGGTTGCCGGCGCGGCGGCGTCGACGGTCTTCGGCCCGGATGAGCTGTGGCTTTTCACCGCCGTTTTCACCGTGGTCATCCTCACCCTCGGCGAGATATTGCCCAAGACCGTGGGCGTGGCCTACAGCCGTTCGGTCGCGACGGGCATTGCCGCGCCGCTTAAGTACCTGATCCTCGGTTTGCTCCCCATCATCTGGGCCGGGGGGCTGCTCGCCGGGCTGGTCGCGAACCGGCGCAAGGACCCCATGTCCTCGGAAGAGGACCTGCGGGCCGTGGTCAGCCTGACCCGCCGGGAAGGCATCATCAAGCCCCTCGAGGAACTCTCCATCAAAAACATCCTGTCCCTCGACCGGAAAACCGCCAGCGACATCATGACCCCGCGTACGGTGGTGTTTTCCCTGTCGGCCCAGATGACCGTGGCCGAGGCCCGGGGCGATCGCCGGGCGGTCTGGCCCCACAGCCGCATTCCGGTTTTCGACGCCGATGACCCGGAAAACATCGTGGGCATCGTCTACCGCCGGGAGGTCCTCGAGGCCCTGGCCAACGACCAGGACGACGTGCGCCTGTCCGACCTCATGAAGCCGGTGCGATTTGTCCTGGATTCCATGCCCCTTGACCGGGTGCTGGTAAAATTTCTGGAATCGCGTATGCATCTCTTCGTGGTTCTAGACGAATACGGTGGGGTATCCGGGGTGGTCACCCTGGAGGATGTGCTGGAGGAAATCCTCGGCAAGGAAATCGTTGACGAAACCGATCAGGTGGCGGACATGCGGGAGCTGGCCCGCACGAGGCGTGAGGAGCTTCTGCGCACCATGCGCGACCCCAAGGACACGCCCGCCGCATAA